Proteins encoded by one window of Tunturibacter psychrotolerans:
- a CDS encoding GNAT family N-acetyltransferase, with product MVILHEITPALSASYKTVRLHALRDTPSAFGSTYAHESQFSEAEWHTRAANLCTPHSVGYLAYHQNEYCGIAAGFLNKEVPQNAELVSMWVASTHRRTGTGKLLVDAIESWARLCAAHTLRLMVTNTNLAAISFYERLGFTATGRTEPYPNDPNLIEYEMSKSIL from the coding sequence ATGGTCATCCTTCACGAAATCACTCCGGCGCTATCAGCCAGCTACAAAACAGTTCGTCTCCACGCTCTCCGGGACACACCATCCGCCTTCGGCAGCACCTACGCCCACGAATCTCAATTCTCTGAAGCCGAATGGCACACCCGCGCCGCCAACCTCTGCACCCCACACTCCGTCGGCTACCTCGCCTATCACCAGAACGAGTATTGCGGCATCGCCGCCGGTTTCCTCAACAAAGAAGTCCCACAAAACGCCGAACTCGTCTCGATGTGGGTTGCCTCCACCCACCGTCGAACCGGCACCGGCAAACTCCTCGTCGACGCCATCGAATCCTGGGCTCGCCTCTGCGCAGCCCACACTCTCCGGCTCATGGTCACCAACACCAACCTCGCCGCCATATCCTTCTACGAGCGCCTCGGATTCACTGCAACCGGCCGAACCGAGCCCTACCCCAACGATCCCAATCTCATCGAATACGAGATGTCGAAATCGATCCTTTGA
- a CDS encoding DHA2 family efflux MFS transporter permease subunit — MASAASAPPDQSASMTQGVNPWLIAASVMLATFMEVLDTAIASVALPYIAGSLSASNDEATWVLTSYLVANAIILPASNWFSLKFGRKRFLLSCIVIFTISSFACGAAPTLGILLLARIVQGAGGGALQPLSQAILLESFPPSKRGAAMAVFAFGVVVAPVLGPTLGGWLTDTYSWRYAFYINIPIGILAIVMISRFVHDPPYISKSRVPAFDRYGFGALVVWTGCLQVVLDKGQEDDWFGAIWIRWAVFFLVTSFIYFCWHCWHDKDSIVDLKVLKDRNFRLGSILIFMFGVGIYSTVTVLPLFYQELLGYTAFTAGLAVAPRGIGAVCGMPVIGYLSNKVDPRYLLTFGFFTFGLTTLYFGNVTLDISPTTLLLPILITGFGLSFVFVPISTAAYGTLDTKQIGNASGLFNLMRNIGGSIGISIASTLLTRRADVHQNLIINSVPRTGQQFQNSLGSMTQFLTNPYGQANAADPAQASLYQQLGRQATLWAFVDVFRWLSLLCFVCVGIVWFLKKVKPGKPPAGAH, encoded by the coding sequence ATGGCCTCGGCTGCGAGCGCACCGCCCGATCAATCCGCTTCCATGACCCAAGGCGTCAACCCCTGGCTGATCGCCGCATCGGTCATGCTCGCCACCTTCATGGAGGTGCTCGATACCGCGATCGCCTCGGTCGCCCTCCCTTACATAGCCGGTTCTCTCTCCGCCTCCAACGACGAAGCCACCTGGGTCCTCACCAGCTACCTCGTCGCAAACGCCATCATCCTTCCCGCCAGCAACTGGTTCTCCCTCAAATTCGGCCGTAAGCGCTTCCTCCTGTCCTGCATCGTGATCTTCACCATATCCAGCTTCGCCTGCGGAGCAGCTCCCACCCTCGGCATCTTGCTGCTGGCCCGCATCGTTCAAGGCGCAGGCGGTGGCGCCCTGCAACCTCTCTCCCAGGCCATCCTCCTCGAATCCTTCCCGCCCTCCAAACGCGGAGCTGCCATGGCCGTCTTCGCCTTCGGAGTCGTCGTAGCCCCAGTCCTCGGCCCCACTTTGGGCGGCTGGCTCACCGACACCTACTCCTGGCGCTACGCCTTCTACATCAACATCCCCATCGGCATCCTCGCAATCGTCATGATCAGCCGCTTCGTCCACGACCCGCCGTACATCAGCAAATCTCGAGTCCCCGCCTTCGACCGCTACGGCTTTGGTGCCCTCGTCGTCTGGACAGGCTGTCTCCAGGTCGTCCTCGACAAGGGTCAGGAAGACGACTGGTTCGGAGCCATCTGGATTCGTTGGGCCGTCTTCTTCCTCGTTACATCTTTTATCTACTTCTGTTGGCACTGCTGGCACGACAAAGACTCCATCGTCGATCTAAAAGTCCTCAAAGACCGAAACTTCCGCCTGGGCTCCATTCTCATCTTCATGTTCGGTGTCGGCATCTACTCCACCGTCACCGTCCTCCCGCTCTTCTATCAGGAACTCCTCGGTTACACAGCGTTCACTGCGGGTCTCGCTGTCGCTCCTCGCGGCATCGGCGCAGTCTGCGGCATGCCTGTCATCGGCTACCTCTCAAACAAGGTTGACCCCCGCTACCTTCTCACCTTTGGCTTCTTCACCTTCGGCCTCACCACTCTTTACTTCGGCAACGTCACCCTGGACATCTCCCCCACCACACTGCTCCTCCCCATCCTCATCACCGGCTTCGGTCTTAGCTTCGTCTTCGTCCCCATCAGCACCGCCGCCTACGGCACACTCGACACGAAACAAATCGGCAATGCCAGCGGCCTCTTCAACCTCATGCGCAACATCGGCGGCTCCATCGGCATCTCCATCGCCTCCACTCTGCTCACCCGTCGCGCCGACGTCCACCAAAACCTCATAATCAACTCCGTTCCTCGCACCGGCCAGCAGTTTCAAAACTCCCTCGGCAGCATGACCCAGTTCCTGACCAACCCCTACGGACAGGCGAACGCCGCCGATCCCGCCCAGGCCAGCCTCTACCAGCAGCTCGGCCGCCAGGCCACCCTCTGGGCATTTGTCGACGTCTTCCGTTGGCTCTCTCTTCTCTGTTTTGTCTGCGTCGGCATCGTATGGTTCTTGAAAAAAGTAAAACCAGGCAAGCCCCCCGCCGGCGCCCATTAG
- a CDS encoding twin-arginine translocation signal domain-containing protein — MKALNEIEAVRSPEESQSASSRRSFLKGAALTGAATFAAVGALSTTVSAQQQEETDSMQYEHEHLKKSDRDILIAAQIAEALAVTTYTNIINTSPFFKTIPDDDQGYLIGARQEEMSHYLLEQSVTDQFTPFTQFFYPKKMFSDAQTTLNILVTLEDAFIAAYLVGVRNFSTRNLRLTAARIMGIESDHRTLARVVGGDVTPQFGGPIKSITGIQGVAESIAPPNNNGYERTLCWTSIDQALTALTPFVNFNAAKAAGFDTAQSFPFEPFTPTLPNPLGDFISFSGC; from the coding sequence ATGAAAGCACTAAACGAAATCGAAGCCGTCCGTTCGCCAGAAGAAAGCCAATCAGCATCCTCCCGACGATCGTTTCTTAAAGGCGCCGCGCTTACCGGAGCCGCAACCTTCGCCGCTGTCGGCGCACTCTCCACCACAGTCTCAGCACAACAGCAGGAAGAGACTGACAGCATGCAGTACGAACACGAACACCTGAAGAAAAGCGATCGCGACATCCTCATCGCCGCACAGATCGCCGAAGCACTCGCCGTCACCACCTACACCAACATCATCAACACCTCCCCCTTCTTCAAAACAATTCCCGACGACGATCAGGGCTACCTCATCGGCGCCCGCCAGGAAGAGATGTCCCATTATCTTCTCGAGCAGTCCGTAACCGACCAGTTCACCCCCTTCACACAGTTCTTCTATCCCAAGAAAATGTTCTCGGACGCTCAGACCACCCTCAACATTCTGGTCACTCTCGAGGACGCATTCATCGCGGCTTATCTTGTTGGCGTGCGCAACTTCTCCACTCGCAACCTGCGCCTCACCGCAGCCCGCATCATGGGCATCGAAAGCGACCACCGGACTCTCGCACGAGTCGTAGGTGGCGACGTGACCCCGCAGTTTGGTGGCCCCATCAAATCCATCACTGGCATCCAGGGAGTCGCAGAGAGTATCGCTCCCCCGAACAACAACGGCTACGAGAGAACGCTATGCTGGACCTCGATCGACCAGGCCTTAACCGCGCTGACTCCCTTCGTAAACTTCAACGCCGCCAAAGCCGCAGGCTTTGACACCGCACAATCGTTCCCCTTCGAACCCTTCACCCCAACCCTGCCTAACCCGCTCGGAGACTTCATCTCCTTCAGCGGCTGCTGA
- a CDS encoding Fpg/Nei family DNA glycosylase, translating into MPEGNEIHRWAERHSAAFAGKTVRVDGPQGRFTDAGMIDGRKLKRVLAVGKHLGYDFGKDLILHVHLGLQGDFTEGSGPLPEVRGALRLRMWNEAAVKRPAVPGVSKRHAWYSDDDGTGHIESSKVAWVELRGPMDCSIYSQEKWDALLERLGPDPLNGDGPEKMIARVAKSKKAIGELLMDQSVAAGVGNIFRAELLFRARLSPFTPGKDVAESTLRSIWKEAIVLMKAGMIDRRIVTTKPKDRPHKSGPVLKEEAHYVYRRQGRPCSISGTKILTKVMAGRNLFWCPVCQAGQDSKAE; encoded by the coding sequence ATGCCTGAGGGGAACGAGATTCATCGATGGGCCGAGAGGCACTCGGCTGCGTTTGCGGGGAAGACTGTTCGGGTGGATGGGCCGCAGGGGCGGTTTACCGATGCGGGGATGATTGATGGGCGAAAGCTGAAGCGAGTGCTGGCTGTGGGGAAGCATCTTGGGTATGACTTCGGAAAGGACTTGATCCTCCATGTGCATCTCGGGCTGCAGGGAGACTTCACGGAGGGTTCGGGGCCGCTACCGGAGGTGCGTGGTGCGTTGCGGCTGCGGATGTGGAATGAGGCTGCGGTGAAGAGGCCGGCGGTGCCGGGTGTGAGTAAGCGGCATGCTTGGTATTCGGACGATGATGGGACTGGGCATATTGAATCGTCGAAGGTGGCGTGGGTGGAGTTGCGCGGGCCGATGGACTGCTCGATCTACTCGCAGGAGAAGTGGGATGCGTTGCTAGAGCGTCTGGGGCCTGATCCGTTAAATGGGGATGGGCCGGAGAAGATGATTGCGCGTGTTGCGAAGAGCAAGAAGGCGATTGGAGAGCTGCTGATGGACCAGTCGGTGGCGGCGGGAGTAGGGAATATCTTTCGTGCTGAGTTGCTGTTTCGGGCGCGGCTGAGCCCGTTTACTCCGGGAAAAGACGTAGCGGAGAGCACGCTGCGGTCGATATGGAAAGAGGCGATCGTGTTGATGAAGGCTGGGATGATCGATCGGAGGATTGTGACGACGAAGCCGAAGGATCGGCCGCATAAGAGTGGGCCGGTGCTGAAGGAAGAGGCGCACTATGTGTATCGGCGGCAGGGTCGGCCTTGCTCAATCAGCGGGACGAAGATTTTGACGAAGGTGATGGCGGGGCGGAATCTTTTTTGGTGTCCGGTCTGCCAGGCGGGGCAGGATTCGAAGGCTGAGTGA
- a CDS encoding YncE family protein gives MKILLFSVRVISSTLAIATLSAATLSALAQTSGTLLVANQTDRTLSFIDPTTAQQTFALQEDRITGHEVTTSPDGRTAYLPIYGNAGVGRPGTDGHEMLVIDVPTHKITATVDFGHGVRPHLPVYDTKRNLLYVSTELDEAITVIDPKTLKILYKIPTGAAQSHMFALSHDGRFAYTTNVGPASVSVLDLDTHKTLAIIPVGEPGTTRVQRISLSNDDKLLFTSDWNNPRLAVIDTATRKLKTWIPLPGTGYGSASTHDGRYLILCLSKSAKVAVIDLSNYSIVRTIDVPSQPQEVLIRPDGLVAYVSCNKDHKVAAIDLETWKVQSLIDAGNDADGLAWSNAPSPASAGTH, from the coding sequence ATGAAGATTCTTCTCTTCTCCGTCCGCGTAATCTCCTCGACCCTTGCCATCGCAACACTCTCTGCCGCAACTCTCTCCGCGTTAGCACAAACCTCAGGCACCCTCCTCGTAGCGAATCAGACGGATCGCACCCTCTCCTTCATCGACCCAACCACCGCCCAACAAACCTTCGCGCTCCAGGAAGACCGCATCACCGGCCACGAAGTCACCACTTCTCCCGACGGCCGCACTGCCTACCTTCCCATCTATGGCAACGCAGGCGTAGGCCGCCCCGGCACAGACGGACACGAGATGCTCGTCATCGACGTTCCCACCCACAAGATCACCGCCACCGTCGACTTCGGCCACGGCGTACGCCCCCACCTCCCCGTCTACGACACCAAACGCAATCTCCTTTACGTCTCCACCGAACTAGACGAAGCCATCACCGTCATTGACCCGAAGACCCTCAAAATCCTCTACAAGATTCCCACCGGCGCCGCCCAGTCCCACATGTTCGCGCTCTCTCACGACGGCCGCTTCGCCTACACCACCAACGTAGGCCCCGCCAGCGTCTCCGTCCTCGACCTCGACACACACAAAACGCTCGCAATCATTCCAGTCGGCGAGCCCGGAACAACACGTGTCCAGCGCATCTCCCTCAGCAACGACGACAAGCTTTTATTCACCTCCGACTGGAATAATCCCCGCCTCGCCGTCATCGACACCGCCACGCGCAAGCTCAAGACATGGATTCCACTCCCCGGCACCGGCTACGGCAGTGCATCCACGCACGACGGCCGCTACCTCATCCTCTGCCTCTCCAAATCGGCAAAGGTCGCAGTCATCGATCTCTCGAACTACTCCATCGTCCGCACCATCGACGTCCCCAGCCAGCCCCAGGAAGTTCTCATCCGCCCAGACGGCCTCGTAGCTTACGTCTCCTGCAACAAGGATCACAAAGTCGCAGCCATCGATCTAGAAACCTGGAAGGTCCAATCCCTCATCGACGCGGGAAACGATGCAGACGGCCTCGCCTGGTCCAATGCACCGTCACCAGCATCCGCCGGCACGCACTAA
- a CDS encoding MerR family transcriptional regulator has translation MATKRKSKGAYMISSVAEMYEIHPQTLRLYEREGLLRPSRSEGNTRLYTDEDLERLEFILNLARDLGVNIAGIAIVLQMRERMEEMNRQMQGFVDYVRTEMLTRMQQQQAPGAGLVPFRRQVVIPGRKDKKTG, from the coding sequence ATGGCGACAAAGCGGAAGAGCAAGGGCGCGTACATGATTTCGTCGGTGGCGGAGATGTACGAGATTCATCCGCAGACGTTGCGTTTGTATGAGCGGGAGGGGTTGCTGCGGCCGTCGCGGAGTGAGGGCAATACGCGTCTTTATACCGATGAGGATCTGGAGCGGCTAGAGTTTATCTTGAACCTGGCGCGGGACCTGGGCGTGAATATCGCGGGGATCGCGATCGTGCTGCAGATGCGGGAGCGGATGGAGGAGATGAATCGACAGATGCAAGGGTTCGTCGACTATGTTCGGACGGAGATGTTGACGCGAATGCAGCAACAGCAGGCCCCGGGGGCTGGGCTGGTTCCGTTTCGGCGGCAGGTCGTGATTCCGGGGCGGAAGGATAAGAAGACCGGCTGA
- the dnaK gene encoding molecular chaperone DnaK, which yields MAKIIGIDLGTTNSCVAVMEGGEPKVIPNEEGGRTTPSVVAFTKSGERLVGQVAKRQAITNPENTVYSIKRFMGRRMNEVGDELKMVPYKVVAKGDNIVVSAQGKEFTPPEISAMILQKLKKAAEDYLGTSVTEAVITVPAYFNDAQRQATKDAGKIAGLDVKRIVNEPTAAALAYGLDKKKDETIAVYDFGGGTFDISILEVGEGVIEVKSTNGDTHLGGDNLDQRIVDWLIAEFKADTGLDLHAKGNEMALQRLKDAAEKAKIELSTAQESEINLPFITADASGPKHLVRNLTRAKLESLVDDLLQRSIGPSKQAMKDAGVDASKIDEVVLVGGQTRMPKIQQLVKELFGKEPHKGVNPDEVVAIGAAVQAGVLAGEVKDLLLLDVTPLTLSIETMGGVATAMINRNTTIPTKKTETFSTAADSQTEVEVHVLQGERPMAAQNRTLGKFKLAGIPPAPRGVPQIEVTFDIDANGILNVTAKDNATGKDQKITITSSSGLSKEEVERMAKDAEAHAAEDKEQREAVEARNGLDSLVYNIEKMLKDAGDKVQESDKTEVETALAEAKTTLAGTPSASELNAAKDRLTTVSHKLAEAMYKASAASAPTDGATAATETHEEPKKDEGVIDAEYVDVDEKK from the coding sequence ATGGCGAAGATTATTGGAATTGACTTGGGAACGACGAACTCATGCGTCGCGGTGATGGAAGGTGGGGAGCCGAAGGTGATCCCGAACGAAGAGGGTGGCCGGACGACCCCTTCCGTGGTTGCGTTCACCAAGAGTGGCGAGCGGCTGGTGGGCCAGGTGGCCAAGCGCCAGGCGATTACGAATCCGGAGAATACGGTTTATTCGATCAAGCGGTTTATGGGTCGTCGCATGAATGAAGTTGGCGACGAGTTGAAGATGGTGCCGTACAAGGTTGTTGCGAAGGGCGACAACATTGTGGTGAGCGCGCAGGGTAAGGAGTTCACTCCGCCTGAGATCTCGGCGATGATTCTGCAGAAGCTGAAGAAGGCTGCAGAGGACTATCTGGGGACCTCGGTGACCGAGGCTGTGATTACGGTTCCGGCTTACTTCAATGATGCTCAGCGTCAGGCGACCAAAGATGCCGGCAAGATCGCTGGACTGGATGTGAAGCGTATTGTGAACGAGCCGACTGCGGCTGCGCTTGCTTATGGTCTGGACAAGAAGAAGGACGAGACGATTGCGGTCTATGACTTCGGTGGCGGTACGTTCGATATCTCGATTCTTGAGGTTGGTGAAGGCGTCATTGAGGTGAAGTCGACCAACGGTGATACGCACCTTGGTGGTGACAACCTTGACCAGCGCATTGTGGATTGGCTGATTGCTGAGTTCAAGGCTGATACCGGGCTTGATCTGCATGCGAAGGGCAACGAGATGGCGCTGCAGCGGTTGAAGGATGCCGCAGAGAAGGCGAAGATCGAGCTGTCGACGGCGCAGGAGTCGGAGATCAATCTCCCCTTCATTACCGCCGATGCGAGTGGACCGAAGCACCTTGTTCGGAACTTGACTCGCGCGAAGCTGGAGTCATTGGTCGATGATCTGCTGCAGCGGTCGATTGGACCGTCGAAGCAGGCGATGAAGGATGCTGGCGTGGATGCGAGCAAGATCGACGAGGTGGTTCTCGTCGGTGGTCAGACTCGAATGCCGAAGATTCAGCAGTTGGTGAAGGAGCTGTTCGGCAAGGAGCCGCATAAGGGCGTGAACCCGGATGAGGTTGTGGCGATCGGCGCGGCAGTTCAGGCTGGCGTGTTGGCTGGTGAAGTGAAGGATCTGTTGCTGCTCGATGTGACTCCGCTGACGTTGTCGATTGAGACGATGGGCGGTGTGGCGACGGCGATGATCAACCGGAACACTACGATTCCGACGAAGAAGACGGAGACGTTCTCGACGGCGGCTGATTCGCAGACTGAAGTTGAAGTGCATGTGCTGCAGGGCGAACGGCCGATGGCGGCGCAGAACCGGACGCTAGGCAAGTTCAAGCTGGCTGGAATTCCTCCGGCTCCGCGTGGCGTGCCGCAGATCGAGGTTACGTTTGACATCGATGCGAACGGCATTCTGAATGTGACGGCCAAGGACAATGCGACGGGTAAGGATCAGAAGATTACGATTACCAGCTCGTCGGGCTTGAGCAAGGAAGAGGTTGAGCGGATGGCGAAGGATGCCGAGGCTCACGCGGCTGAGGACAAGGAGCAGCGGGAGGCGGTCGAGGCTCGGAATGGACTGGATTCGCTGGTCTACAACATTGAAAAGATGTTGAAGGATGCAGGCGATAAGGTTCAGGAGTCGGATAAGACCGAGGTCGAGACGGCTCTGGCGGAGGCGAAGACGACTCTGGCTGGAACTCCGAGCGCGAGTGAGCTGAATGCTGCGAAGGATCGTCTAACGACTGTGAGCCACAAGCTCGCAGAGGCGATGTACAAGGCGTCTGCGGCATCAGCACCGACCGATGGTGCGACAGCAGCGACGGAAACGCACGAAGAGCCGAAGAAGGACGAAGGCGTGATTGATGCTGAATACGTCGACGTCGATGAAAAGAAATAA
- a CDS encoding polyprenyl synthetase family protein, which translates to MQPTVKDLLLSGARLTDAALERLLPATDTLPHSIHRAMRHSTFAGGKRLRPILCMEAARMVAGTGTYPEGIADLGAALEMLHTYSLIHDDLPALDNDDLRRGQPTAHVVFGEATAILAGDALQTLAFQTIAGLPISSPTTVAILRDISLAIGTGVGRVGDLDTKLPPGMIGGQVMDIEAEGTAPTAALVEAIHRSKTGALITTSIVSGGLYGLSLRHRSSSSGYSNDEPTETKASRAAYAPYADTIARLRTFGEKAGLAFQIVDDVLDMTQSSEELGKTAGKDTATTKATWPAVFGIDQSLHDAEELIADAFAALAPFGEAAAPLKSLAQYLVERKN; encoded by the coding sequence ATGCAACCCACGGTAAAAGACCTGCTTCTTTCCGGCGCTCGGCTCACTGATGCTGCCCTCGAACGCCTCCTGCCCGCAACCGACACTCTCCCCCACTCCATTCACCGCGCCATGCGCCACAGCACCTTCGCCGGCGGCAAGCGTCTCCGTCCCATCCTCTGCATGGAAGCCGCCCGCATGGTCGCAGGCACCGGAACCTACCCCGAAGGCATCGCCGACCTCGGCGCCGCGCTCGAGATGCTCCACACCTACTCCCTCATTCACGACGACCTCCCCGCCCTCGACAACGACGACCTCCGCCGCGGCCAGCCCACGGCCCACGTCGTCTTCGGCGAAGCCACCGCCATTCTCGCCGGCGACGCACTCCAAACCCTCGCATTCCAGACCATCGCAGGCCTTCCCATCTCCTCCCCCACCACCGTCGCCATCCTCCGCGACATCTCACTCGCCATCGGCACCGGCGTAGGCCGCGTGGGCGACCTCGACACCAAACTCCCTCCCGGCATGATCGGCGGCCAGGTCATGGACATTGAAGCCGAAGGGACCGCCCCCACGGCCGCACTCGTCGAAGCCATCCACCGCTCCAAAACCGGCGCTCTCATCACCACCAGCATCGTCTCCGGCGGCCTCTACGGCCTCAGCCTCCGCCACCGCTCCTCAAGCAGCGGCTACAGCAACGACGAACCCACCGAAACCAAAGCAAGCCGCGCAGCCTATGCCCCCTACGCCGACACCATCGCCCGCCTCCGCACCTTCGGCGAAAAAGCAGGCCTAGCTTTCCAAATCGTCGACGACGTCCTCGACATGACGCAAAGCTCCGAAGAACTCGGCAAGACCGCCGGCAAAGACACCGCCACCACCAAAGCCACCTGGCCTGCCGTCTTCGGCATCGACCAGTCCCTCCACGACGCCGAAGAGCTCATCGCCGACGCATTCGCCGCCCTGGCCCCATTCGGCGAAGCCGCAGCCCCACTCAAATCGCTCGCCCAATATCTCGTCGAACGCAAAAACTGA
- a CDS encoding J domain-containing protein has product MATTQTKDYYGTLGVKKTATAEEIRKAFRKAARKYHPDVNPNDKKAEEKFKEISEANDVLSDDKKRKIYDQLGFYSDNIDPAAAEAAARGGYGGGASSGGYGAGRAGASRGAGQEVPFDFGGFDFSDFQSGRAAQQESGGGFGGSFKDIFSGMFNGGKQAARGPQPGTDLEYQVSVDFWMAVRGGVTRLEIQRQEVCPTCKGKSTTGGSVECPECHGSGQVTQMGGRMKFNIQCPRCGGSGKVQNSCLTCDGEGVVTKREPLEFRIKPGTRDGQRIRLAGKGNAGTNGGPAGDLFLIIKAGTHPVFTRAADDIYVTVPVTMTEAALGAKIDVPTIDSHEGGARTQLKIPPGTQTGQKLRLREKGVPSASREGARGDEIVEVKIVVPKVHDERSKEILRELAKLNPEDPREDLFQNV; this is encoded by the coding sequence ATGGCGACGACACAGACGAAAGACTATTACGGCACGCTGGGCGTGAAGAAGACGGCGACGGCGGAGGAGATTCGCAAGGCGTTTCGCAAGGCTGCGCGGAAGTATCACCCGGACGTGAATCCGAACGACAAAAAAGCCGAGGAGAAGTTCAAAGAGATCTCTGAAGCGAACGATGTTTTGAGCGATGACAAGAAGCGGAAGATCTACGACCAGCTTGGCTTCTACTCGGACAATATCGACCCGGCTGCGGCGGAGGCTGCCGCGCGGGGCGGCTATGGCGGAGGTGCATCTTCTGGTGGTTATGGTGCCGGACGTGCTGGTGCGAGCCGCGGTGCCGGGCAGGAGGTTCCGTTTGACTTTGGGGGGTTCGATTTTTCGGACTTTCAGAGTGGACGCGCGGCGCAGCAGGAGTCGGGCGGCGGGTTTGGCGGGAGCTTCAAGGACATCTTCAGCGGGATGTTTAACGGAGGGAAGCAGGCCGCGCGTGGGCCGCAGCCGGGGACCGATCTTGAATACCAGGTGAGCGTCGATTTCTGGATGGCAGTGCGGGGTGGTGTAACGCGGCTGGAGATTCAGCGGCAGGAGGTTTGCCCGACATGCAAGGGCAAGTCAACTACGGGCGGAAGTGTGGAGTGTCCGGAGTGCCATGGTTCGGGACAGGTGACGCAGATGGGCGGCCGGATGAAGTTCAATATTCAGTGTCCGCGGTGCGGTGGTTCGGGGAAGGTGCAGAACTCGTGCCTGACCTGCGATGGCGAGGGTGTGGTGACCAAGCGTGAGCCGCTGGAGTTTCGCATTAAGCCGGGGACCCGGGATGGACAAAGGATTCGGCTGGCGGGTAAAGGCAATGCGGGGACGAATGGCGGACCGGCGGGAGATCTGTTTTTGATTATCAAGGCGGGGACGCATCCGGTGTTTACGCGGGCGGCGGATGACATATATGTAACCGTTCCGGTTACGATGACCGAAGCCGCGCTGGGAGCAAAGATTGATGTGCCTACGATCGATTCGCATGAGGGCGGCGCAAGAACGCAGTTGAAGATTCCGCCAGGGACACAGACGGGACAGAAGCTGCGGCTGCGGGAGAAGGGAGTGCCTTCAGCTTCGCGGGAGGGTGCTCGTGGCGATGAGATCGTGGAGGTGAAGATCGTCGTGCCGAAGGTGCATGATGAACGAAGCAAGGAGATTTTGCGCGAGTTGGCGAAGCTGAATCCGGAGGATCCGCGCGAAGATTTATTTCAGAATGTGTAA
- a CDS encoding acyltransferase family protein yields the protein MTATNASFYRPELDVLRFVAFLLVFFYHSVTVASGIFDSFRIAGALGVCLFFLLSSYLITELLEREKSQSGDIHLRAFYIRRGLRIWPLYFIVLLVDYLLQLHLNPGVFTTSRLLAFLFAAGNWYVAYHGFTDTISTPLWSIPVEEQFYILWPSARKYLHRSGSIVFSIAMFAVAYLALAHLCHAGSSAILMIWVNSFVQFQFFSTGALLALALRGRAPKLHPLVRSLFFIMGLAALGAAQHLFQVKETSDPVTFHLAAPGYLCVNLGCTLLFFSFLGETRLAKLRPLVYLGKISYGLYVFHWAMLRLSIYLVHRLTSGHQIARMTTNALEVAFAFILTVLLASISYRFFESPILRYKKRFEVIRTRSV from the coding sequence TTGACCGCAACAAATGCTAGCTTCTACCGGCCAGAGCTTGATGTTCTTCGCTTTGTCGCCTTTCTTCTAGTCTTCTTCTATCACTCCGTCACTGTCGCCAGCGGCATCTTCGATTCCTTCCGCATCGCCGGTGCGCTTGGCGTCTGTCTCTTCTTCCTGCTCAGCTCTTACCTCATTACCGAATTGCTCGAGCGTGAAAAGAGTCAATCTGGAGACATTCACCTTCGAGCCTTTTACATTCGACGGGGCCTCCGCATTTGGCCCCTCTATTTTATCGTTCTGCTGGTTGACTACCTCTTGCAACTCCACCTGAACCCCGGAGTCTTCACCACCTCACGCCTCTTGGCTTTCCTCTTCGCCGCGGGCAACTGGTACGTCGCGTACCACGGCTTTACCGATACCATCTCAACGCCGCTCTGGAGCATCCCCGTAGAGGAGCAGTTCTACATCCTCTGGCCTTCTGCCCGGAAATACCTCCACCGCTCTGGCTCCATCGTCTTCTCCATCGCCATGTTTGCCGTTGCCTATCTGGCGCTCGCTCACCTATGCCATGCCGGCTCCAGCGCCATCCTGATGATCTGGGTTAACAGCTTCGTTCAATTCCAGTTCTTCAGCACAGGAGCTTTACTTGCGCTTGCGCTTCGAGGCCGTGCGCCAAAACTACATCCCCTCGTCCGATCGCTCTTCTTCATCATGGGTCTTGCCGCTCTTGGTGCAGCCCAACATCTCTTTCAGGTCAAGGAAACATCAGACCCGGTTACCTTCCATCTCGCAGCTCCCGGCTACCTCTGCGTCAACCTTGGCTGCACCCTGCTCTTCTTCAGCTTCCTCGGTGAGACACGTCTAGCCAAACTGCGCCCCCTGGTCTACCTGGGAAAGATCTCGTACGGTCTCTACGTCTTTCACTGGGCCATGCTACGTCTCTCGATTTACCTCGTTCATCGCCTCACCAGTGGCCACCAAATAGCGAGGATGACGACCAACGCACTTGAAGTCGCGTTTGCCTTCATCCTCACTGTCTTGCTGGCTTCTATCTCTTACCGATTCTTCGAATCACCCATACTGCGCTACAAGAAGCGCTTCGAAGTTATTCGAACGCGCTCCGTCTAA